One window of the Colletotrichum destructivum chromosome 4, complete sequence genome contains the following:
- a CDS encoding Putative Rho GTPase activation protein, translating to MNGDAGLVGCLVDRLATRLPHRTGTHGQELQQDEIVLITRSTLVKISTSALAFVLDSLVALLEDIIRNYKGIPPPTHPPHVLLSEVYVLALAADCCTAHWDHVKAQGLRQPPVGTDPRRVAPAIVPEPLDEGLVNRVFDLVKWLVEPIPEGYVLPSSTILDDTPRHTDGVARSTSGLPSPLPVDADASEDDDALPITQLAVLEPCVRVIVEYVTASTWSCSFDYFRNVVYTVRTAAVVQAAPGQSAAAPDDDKASLAVLKILSFFWVDAQKLGLIIQEICSSFLHFRKSFQNTVAVVAPLLITRWLDRHPHEFVQQHTLHKRLDGGADTLFDMTQTVVDNGRKKGMLYPLQTTLLFLLPDVFEVASNLREAKSSSMAKKVGFLDNLRKALRNKNEQAAYSLVSLLRASRHFIAEDDAALVSYAMDVQDEVREAVFRRGNDSSLFDQDLMTAAFVSLAELSLDSCVDSLSQSYLSLSSPQAFKTAVVQGCRYFARQNDSQVYEQLFAMAGPFMRTQLKAVADLPAESTAVALALPRRDSNLHSFTNMACDVLKFLDASPRSLFDGDGQAEPTTGAADEDVFLSFLSCVVSANPTIRRLATGVAKRLFSDNSILDTLHSCGRLTSATLKREFWRRSSLVLLNMCNDVTSDGDGPTIKAIHEYLEARKFLLASLRELSDIPEGVPEIEAASSRLETTLLVSLCSADVETCQTVTACIGLFFEENSLVDVASDAAKGFATLLRNGEVYGEIASRAFRFTGLVAFQKRVRGLLRRLQYPTSGILSAWEYGFERWLLLSREVSMAPVDAVDERTLTEWRNYSGFLASLGGICTANQAIILEEPTLGVLRWIDRLPSENHEEPLLGRYLKLSIQLLGCASVRIREATREVLSSEVSSTLYQSLFKALESELEVLFTGALAPSDKAQDVEIIFAEQAISLLKALVERLESPSDLGAASAIHLGALALNFAKFLDGVSDSTNTLRVKIKVCQLCEAVTKRKEHLNLRDDVRIRNQLLEYIFGWIARPRSPRLDSTTSSSGGRLDEVVRVQKDLDKACLKSLAELTFRLPLQPGEGQTDAGTSELKSQMFHTYFNRFLSLLNHESPEGARNELMAGMSSRDEGGSSSEYAITILSNLLSANIDVGLKHSLNIGYHDNVEIRTAFVKVLYNILIQGTEFSNLTDAAVSEKYDELLELLTKDMTLVAAMSAVCPSSEVDELTVSLLTIFEHRGLSFELLEVLIKQEIQETDNESEILRRTCVATKMLSVYAKWKGQPYLKATLQKVVERLMLTSKDLDLELDPARVGSTDELQKNALQLRIVAKVFIDDICASSSSMPASFRKICNIISTAVLPRFQEAKYTAVGAFVFLRFFCPAIVAPEVEGLVSTTPSKEMRRGLLLIAKVIQNLANNVLFGAKEPYMFPLNDFLTQNIYRVTTFLREISVPPENLETPPTIESFDFGSCVALHRFLYDHWDHMRQRLVTQERRDFVRSPAEVSRGRSPVLEPLRNLITNLGPPPLAVTWNRPQISSNTPPSYSRFQNFMLRNAFRSTESFITARAVYDGGESKDSLSIICIILRHIDAENIDYDTLLYCYLKIASRLWHKPFGLLIDATCYNGQNEPQDDLFKKLEQLTPVELSKNLVRIYVYNMNSAFRKCFRRLLRVSAKSDNSVFNPKNVDYHLIGSLQDLQAHFHLSQLHLPKETISVVTDTRYVFQPITRLSKTKGKIEVVIKVGSQFVQVTTTKKQEVFPGYRLSTTVNDIFRLGEVEEAPTSIQTEDDSAFGLRADNGKIVMYFTSPKKADVLQTIRGAKAKYGKDTRAHKAYERLIRPQDVPGTLLNLALTNLSSSDHVLRLSSYNLLGALCKAFKFGAASNLMCTKDVSVPMDPSHFIIKISRQLATSEPQLTFDFLTEFFVGWETFTEEQKPLSLAYMAPWLPGLRTAVLANEPDAEKGKEKIAALFRKLIDVAISDHGLTYTLEQVVWPAIYQDETILDIFLEELMRAALSFSFAEEPMEALSSIVSGMGSITLRGKVISRLRKALNRSSLRPTKYLPDNAVWAEICVLLHFCLSLSFDNGVQSQLYLPEIFHIVTILANTGAPEVRLLVHRLLVNTVHAACTSFNLDDTRFNKLRGSLDFLSEPRSEIFSAPPPFLRDGASMSTTQDAGPSLTATENLAAVLFEVCSVAAPSVDISNAWRSRWMSLVASTAFQNNPAIQPRAFAVMGCLAREEVDDDLLYQVLVALRNSVGRLGEDTNSDMLISIVTSLSKMMAKLPSASRYGLQLFWLAISLLRLVPPALFNCTAQFLEAVMTNISTVGDLRGDKMGPLLLQGRVQLEEAALPLDDAYGIHFTAENFHFAVCACLARGLADTTTKTNATRVLSAFLDMAGNPVGGVGHPSDDISRSPYMALILARTVGSDELRDSLWLAGINPLLLGDVTGTQRYEDLGGMKDKDLLLNTAIELIDFQYLEDALQNRTLRWLTELATVRPAVIMHLCGPIVSILDDVLLHCQNSSTLESAQSLLHALTSNPKFAIALDSTTVLNDILEDMGFSGLWRSCSFNFSQDQDRKCFLLTEKLIELIIV from the exons ATGAACGGCGACGCTGGTCTCGTCGGCTGCCTGGTCGATAGGCTCGCCACCAGG CTCCCCCACAGGACAGGAACCCACGGACAGGAGCTTCAACAGGACGAAATCGTCCTCATTACGAGGTCGACCCTTGTCAAGATTAGCACTTCTGCACTCGCCTTTGTGCTCGACTCCCTTGTCGCTCTCCTCGAAGATATAATACGAAACTACAAGGGCATCCCCCCACCTACACACCCGCCACACGTACTCCTTTCCGAGGTTTACGTTCTCGCTTTGGCTGCCGACTGCTGTACCGCCCATTGGGACCACGTCAAGGCCCAGGGCTTACGCCAACCTCCCGTCGGCACCGACCCCCGCCGCGTTGCCCCGGCCATTGTCCCCGAACCACTGGACGAGGGTCTTGTCAACCGCGTATTCGACTTGGTCAAATGGCTGGTTGAGCCCATCCCCGAGGGCTACGTTTTACCGTCCTCTACCATTCTCGACGACACACCGAGACATACCGATGGTGTAGCTCGCTCTACAAGCggtcttccctcccccctccccgttgACGCTGATGCTTCCGAGGATGATGACGCTCTACCCATTACTCAACTCGCCGTATTGGAGCCGTGCGTGAGGGTCATTGTTGAATACGTCACGGCCTCGACCTGGTCTTGCTCCTTCGACTATTTCAGAAACGTCGTGTATACCGTCCGTACCGCGGCCGTTGTGCAGGCCGCCCCCGGTCAATCAGCTGCTGCACCTGATGACGACAAGGCCTCCCTAGCGGTGCTCAAgatcttgtccttcttctgggtCGATGCTCAGAAGCTCGGACTCATCATTCAGGAAATATGTTCCAGCTTCCTGCATTTCCGAAAGTCCTTCCAGAACACGGTGGCCGTTGTTGCCCCCTTACTCATCACTAGGTGGCTTGACCGACATCCCCATGAATTCGTGCAGCAACACACTCTACACAAgcgccttgacggcggcgctgacACTTTGTTTGACATGACGCAGACCGTTGTTGATAATGGTCGTAAGAAGGGAATGCTGTACCCATTGCAAACGACCCTACTCTTCCTTCTACCCGACGTGTTCGAAGTGGCTAGTAATCTCCGAGAGGCCAAGAGCAGTAGCATGGCTAAGAAAGTCGGTTTCTTGGACAACCTCCGGAAAGCCCTCAGGAACAAGAATGAGCAAGCCGCGTATTCCCTGGTGTCTTTGCTGAGAGCATCGCGTCACTTCATTGCGGAAGATGATGCAGCGCTGGTGAGCTACGCCATGGATGTGCAAGACGAGGTCCGCGAAGCCGTCTTCCGCCGGGGTAATGACTCTTCCTTGTTCGACCAAGATTTGATGACTGCAGCTTTTGTGAGCTTGGCTGAGCTGAGCCTGGACAGTTGTGTCGACTCGCTCAGCCAGTCGTATCTCAGTCTATCTTCGCCACAGGCCTTCAAGACGGCTGTTGTGCAAGGTTGCCGTTATTTTGCGCGCCAGAACGACTCTCAAGTTTATGAGCAACTCTTTGCAATGGCTGGACCGTTTATGCGTACTCAGCTCAAG GCCGTTGCGGATCTACCGGCAGAATCCACTGCCGTAGCTCTCGCGTTACCGCGACGTGACTCGAATCTTCACTCCTTTACGAATATGGCATGTGATGTTCTCAAGTTCTTGGACGCCTCGCCTCGCTCCCTCTTTGATGGCGACGGACAAGCCGAACCTACTACTGGCGCTGCCGACGAAGATGTCTTCTTATCCTTCTTATCGTGCGTTGTATCTGCCAACCCTACCATCCGAAGACTTGCCACCGGCGTTGCGAAGCGCCTCTTTTCAGACAATTCCATCTTGGATACCCTCCACTCCTGTGGCAGACTGACTTCTGCAACACTGAAGAGGGAATTCTGGAGGCGCAG CTCGCTGGTTCTGCTGAACATGTGCAATGATGTTACATCCGATGGAGACGGACCAACTATCAAGGCCATCCACGAGTACCTCGAGGCTCGCAAGTTTCTGCTGGCGTCACTGCGT GAGTTGTCAGATATTCCCGAAGGCGTTCCCGAAATCGAGGCAGCCTCTTCTAGGCTTGAGACGACCCTCCTCGTCTCGTTGTGTTCTGCCGATGTCGAAACCTGTCAGACAGTGACAGCGTGTATAGGCCTCTTCTTTGAGGAGAATAGCCTCGTCGATGTTGCCTCGGACGCTGCCAAAGGGTTCGCCACGCTGCTTCGCAACGGCGAGGTGTATGGCGAGATCGCCTCCAGAGCTTTCAGGTTCACCGGGCTCGTGGCTTTCCAGAAGAGAGTTCGTGGTCTGCTCCGTCGTCTGCAATACCCCACGAGCGGCATTCTCTCGGCGTGGGAGTACGGTTTTGAGAGGTGGCTGCTTCTCTCAAGGGAAGTCTCTATGGCGCCAGTTGATGCTGTTGACGAGAGAACGTTGACTGAATGGCGAAACTACTCGGGTTTCCTTGCGTCTCTGGGGGGCATTTGCACTGCAAACCAGGCAATCATCCTCGAGGAACCCACTCTGGGCGTCTTGAGATGGATCGACAGGCTTCCTTCAGAGAACCACGAAGAGCCTCTACTTGGCAGATATCTCAAGCTCAGCATCCAGCTCCTAGGGTGCGCAAGCGTTAGGATCAGAGAGGCTACCCGGGAGGTTTTGTCGAGCGAGGTCTCGTCTACGCTCTATCAGTCCCTCTTCAAGGCTCTTGAATCCGAACTAGAGGTTCTTTTCACGGGGGCATTGGCACCGAGCGATAAGGCGCAGGATGTCGAAATCATTTTTGCCGAACAAGCTATTTCACTTCTGAAGGCGCTTGTGGAGCGTCTCGAAAGTCCCTCGGATCTGGGTGCCGCTTCGGCCATAcatctcggcgccctcgcaCTCAATTTCGCCAAAtttctcgacggcgtcagTGACAGCACCAACACTTTGCGGGTGAAGATCAAGGTCTGTCAATTGTGCGAGGCTGTCACGAAGAGAAAAGAGCATCTGAACCTTAGAGACGATGTGCGGATCAGGAACCAGCTCCTTGAGTATATCTTCGGTTGGATTGCTCGGCCTCGTTCTCCACGGCTCGACTCAACTACCAGCAGCTCGGGCGGTCGTCTTGATGAGGTTGTAAGGGTGCAAAAGGACCTCGACAAGGCGTGTCTGAAGTCGCTGGCCGAACTTACGTTCCGCCTCCCTCTGCAGCCTGGTGAAGGACAGACCGATGCTGGCACAAGCGAGCTCAAGTCGCAGATGTTCCACACATATTTTAATCGCTTCCTCTCGTTGCTCAACCACGAGTCTCCCGAGGGCGCCAGAAATGAACTCATGGCGGGCATGTCAAGTCGAGACGAAGGCGGATCCTCCTCGGAATATGCCATCACCATCCTCTCGAATCTGCTTAGTGCCAATATCGATGTCGGCCTGAAGCACTCCTTGAACATTGGGTACCACGATAACGTCGAGATCAGGACAGCATTTGTCAAAGTCCTGTACAACATCCTTATCCAGGGCACAGAGTTCAGCAATCTTACAGATGCTGCCGTCAGCGAGAAATACGATGAGTTGCTTGAG CTTCTCACCAAAGACATGACGCTTGTTGCCGCCATGAGTGCCGTGTGTCCGAGCAGTGAGGTTGACGAGCTGACCGTCTCATTGCTTACCATTTTCGAGCACCGTGGTCTCAGCTTCGAGCTACTGGAAGTCCTCATAAAGCAAGAGATACAGGAAACAG ATAACGAATCCGAGATTCTCCGAAGGACCTGCGTGGCAACTAAGATGCTTTCCGTTTACGCCAAGTGGAAGGGGCAGCCGTACCTCAAGGCTACCTTGCAGAAGGTTGTTGAAAGGCTGATGCTCACCTCCAAGGACTTGGATCTCGAACTGGACCCAGCCAGAGTCGGCTCTACGGATGAGCTGCAGAAGAACGCTCTCCAACTGCGTATTGTGGCTAAGGTGTTCATCGACGATATTTGTGCCTCGTCCTCCAGTATGCCGGCTTCATTTCGCAAGATTTGCAACATA ATATCTACTGCAGTGCTTCCGCGGTTTCAAGAGGCCAAGTACACAGCTGTGGGAGCCTTTGTCTTCCTCAGGTTCTTCTGCCCAGCTATCGTTGcgcccgaggtcgagggcctggTCTCGACAACGCCTTCCAAGGAAATGCGTCGGGGTCTTCTTTTGATTGCCAAGGTTATCCAGAACCTCGCAAACAACGTGCTCTTCGGGGCTAAGGAGCCGTACATGTTCCCCTTGAACGATTTCCTCACCCAGAACATATACCGCGTCACTACTTTCTTGCGCGAGATATCT GTACCTCCTGAAAATCTGGAAACCCCGCCCACCATAGAGTCATTTGACTTCGGCTCATGTGTCGCTTTGCATCGGTTCTTGTATGATCACTGGGATCACATGCGGCAGAGACTCGTCACCCAAGAGCGAAGGGACTTTGTGCGGTCGCCAGCCGAGGTATCTCGGGGTCGATCACCTGTCCTCGAACCTCTTCGCAACCTCATCACGAATCTGGGACCGCCGCCCTTGGCCGTCACCTGGAACAGGCCACAGATCTCTTCAAACACTCCACCGTCGTACTCACGTTTCCAGAACTTCATGCTTCGGAACGCCTTTCGTAGTACCGAGTCCTTCATCACGGCTAGGGCCGTGTACGACGGAGGCGAGAGCAAG GATTCTTTGTCCATTATATGTATCATTCTACGACATATCGATGCCGAGAACATTGATTATGATACTCTGTTGTATTGCTACTTGAAG ATTGCAAGCCGTCTGTGGCATAAGCCCTTTGGTCTGCTCATCGATGCCACTTGCTACAATGGCCAAAACGAGCCCCAGGACGATCTGTTCAAAAAACTCGAACAACTTACACCAGTCGAGCTGTCCAAGAACCTCGTTAGGATCTATGTGTACAACATGAATAGCGCATTCAG GAAGTGTTTTCGGAGGCTGCTCAGAGTCTCTGCGAAGAGTGATAACAGTGTTTTCAATCCAAAGAACGTTGACTACCATTTGATTGGTAGTTTGCAAGATCTGCAAGCTCACTTCCACCTCAGCCAACTTCATCTCCCCAAGGAGACGATTAGCGTCGTGACGGACACTCGGTATGTATTTCAGCCTATTACTCGGCTGTCAAAGACAAAGGGCAAAATCGAAGTAGTCATCAAGGTCGGCAGCCAGTTCGTACAAGTTACGACCACCAAGAAACAAGAGGTCTTCCCTGGCTACCGGCTCAGCACCACCGTCAACGACATCTTCAGACTTGGCGAGGTTGAAGAAGCACCCACGTCAATTCAAACAGAGGACGACTCAGCTTTCGGCCTGCGTGCGGACAATGGCAAAATTGTCATGTACTTCACCAGCCCCAAAAAGGCCGACGTGCTGCAGACGATCCGTGGTGCCAAGGCTAAATATGGCAAGGACACAAGGGCACACAAAGCCTACGAGCGACTGATCCGTCCGCAGGATGTGCCGGGCACTCTGCTCAATCTTGCTCTCACGAACCTGTCAAGCTCAGACCATGTGTTGAGACTTTCGTCGTACAACCTACTTGGAGCCCTCTGTAAGGCATTTAAGTTCGGTGCAGCTTCGAATTTGATGTGCACTAAAG ACGTTTCTGTTCCGATGGACCCTTCTCATTTCATCATCAAGATCAGCCGGCAGTTGGCAACATCCGAACCACAGCTGACATTTGACTTCTTGACCGAGTTTTTCGTTGGCTGGGAGACCTTCACAGAGGAGCAAAAGCCCCTCAGCCTTGCATACATGGCACCATGGCTGCCGGGTCTACGGACGGCAGTTTTGGCAAATGAGCCAGACGCCGAGAaaggcaaggagaagattgCCGCCTTGTTCCGGAAACTCATTGACGTCGCCATATCGGACCACGGCCTGACATACACACTGGAGCAAGTTGTCTGGCCCGCCATCTATCAGGACGAAACGATACTTGACATCTTTCTCGAAGAGCTCATGAGAGCAGCACTGAGTTTTAGCTTCGCCGAAGAACCAATGGAGGCTTTGtcctccatcgtctccgGCATGGGCAGCATCACACTGCGTGGAAAGGTCATTTCCCGGCTGCGGAAGGCGCTGAACCGTTCTTCACTTCGACCCACAAAATACTTGCCCGACAACGCCGTCTGGGCCGAAATCTGTGTCTTGCTCCATTTCTGTCTATCGCTGTCTTTCGACAACGGGGTCCAGTCTCAGCTGTACTTGCCCGAGATATTCCACATAGTCACCATCTTGGCCAACACCGGCGCTCCAGAGGTGCGCTTACTTGTTCACAGGCTCCTCGTGAACACTGTTCATGCAGCCTGTACTTCTTTCAATCTCGACGACACACGATTCAACAAGCTTAGGGGCAGCTTGGACTTTCTCAGCGAGCCCAGGAGCGAAATattctcggcgccgcctccattCTTGCGCGACGGCGCCTCTATGTCAACGACACAGGATGCTGGGCCTTCGCTTACTGCCACCGAGAACCTGGCCGCTGTTCTGTTTGAGGTCTGCTCTGTTGCGGCACCTTCAGTCGACATTTCCAACGCCTGGAGGTCTCGATGGATGAGCTTGGTTGCTAGCACTGCTTTCCAAAATAATCCAGCCATCCAACCTCGGGCTTTCGCTGTCATGGGTTGCTTAGCGCGGGAAGAGGTGGATGACGACCTGCTCTACCAAGTACTTGTTGCTTTGCGGAACAGTGTAGGTCGCTTGGGTGAGGATACCAATAGTGACATGctcatctccatcgtcaCATCCTTGTCCAAAATGATGGCAAAACTACCATCGGCGTCTCGATATGGTCTTCAGCTCTTCTGGCTTGCAATATCTCTCCTACGACTAGTCCCTCCGGCGCTGTTCAATTGCACGGCTCAGTTCCTGGAGGCGGTCATGACTAACATCAGTACAGTAGGAGACTTAAGAGGTGACAAGATGGGCCCTCTACTACTTCAGGGTCGggtccagctcgaggaggctgcTCTGCCTCTGGATGATGCTTACGGCATTCACTTTACGGCCGAGAACTTTCATTTCGCAGTCTGCGCTTGTCTCGCCCGCGGCCTAGCCGACACCACAACCAAGACCAATGCAACAAGAGTGCTGTCAGCCTTCTTGGACATGGCCGGCAATCCTGTAGGAGGTGTAGGCCATCCATCAGACGACATTTCTCGATCACCCTACATGGCTTTGATCCTAGCACGAACTGTAGGGAGCGACGAGCTCAGGGACAGCCTATGGCTTGCTGGAATTAACCCTCTACTGTTGGGGGATGTGACTGGGACACAACGATATGAGGACCTTGGCGGCATGAAAGACAAAGATCTCCTCCTCAACACGGCCATTGAGTTGATTGACTTCCAGTATCTGGAGGATGCGCTGCAGAACCGGACCCTTCGATGGTTGACTGAGCTCGCAACAGTTAGACCGGCCGTCATTATGCATCT CTGCGGCCCTATTGTCTCCATCCTGGACGATGTCCTCCTGCATTGTCAAAACTCATCCACGTTAGAGTCAGCGCAGTCGCTTCTACATGCTCTCACGTCGAACCCAAAGTTCGCTATAGCATTAGACTCCACTACTGTGCTGAACGACATCCTTGAGGACATGGGCTTCAGCGGGCTGTGGCGCTCATGTTCCTTTAATTTCAGTCAGGATCAAGATAGGAAATGTTTCCTTCTTACAGAGAAGCTTATAGAG CTTATTATAGTATAG